In the Gemmatimonadota bacterium genome, one interval contains:
- the speA gene encoding biosynthetic arginine decarboxylase — translation MTSTRIPAATTPAPTPPAEPQSWSVEDAKELYNIEGWGAGFFDINDAGHVIVRPDPSVPGTTLDLFEIAVDLEAQGVPLPVLLRFSDILKRRIETLSESFATAIREFEYTGGYTTVYPIKVNQQRHVVEEIVEFGRKHGVGLECGSKPELQAVLGLSESTEHIIVCNGYKDEEFMRLALMGQKLGHNVFIVMEQLSELDVLLDAARDLGVTPRAGVRIKLASEGAGRWAQSGGEKSKFGLNTAELMKLIDRLKEMGQLDILRLVHFHLGSQITDIRFIKAGLQEISRYYAELHKLGVNITHVDVGGGLGVDYDGTNSVNNASVNYTLQEYASDVIYGLAETCREADLPMPHIISESGRALTAHHALLLLRVIDVESQAEPPLPEISEDDHVLLHEMLEDYNTLAKKKLPKRKIVEIFHDASFDKERAQQLFNSGVLSLRERAMAETIYFATINRIAIVIAENREAYDEILKEVDATLVDRYFCNFSLFQSLPDSWAIDQLFPIMPIHRLTERPDRRGTLQDVTCDSDGKIDRFVGGRDGRPSLELHTFRDGEDYILGIFLTGAYQEILGDLHNLFGDTNAVHIRLTPSGYELTDLVHGDTVTEVLNYVQFSASQLLGTFRRKVGGASGITRQEANTFIAEYVAGLEGYTYLEGEAAR, via the coding sequence ATGACGAGCACCCGCATTCCCGCCGCGACCACGCCGGCCCCGACTCCTCCTGCCGAACCCCAGTCCTGGAGCGTCGAGGACGCGAAGGAGCTGTACAACATCGAAGGATGGGGCGCCGGGTTTTTCGACATCAACGACGCGGGGCATGTCATCGTGCGCCCCGATCCGTCGGTTCCCGGGACGACGCTCGATCTCTTCGAGATCGCGGTCGACCTGGAAGCACAGGGGGTGCCGCTCCCGGTGCTCCTGCGCTTCTCGGACATCCTCAAGCGCCGCATCGAGACGCTGAGCGAGTCGTTTGCCACCGCCATCCGCGAGTTCGAGTACACCGGCGGCTACACCACGGTCTACCCGATCAAGGTGAACCAGCAGCGCCACGTGGTGGAGGAGATCGTCGAGTTCGGGCGGAAGCACGGCGTGGGGCTCGAGTGCGGCTCGAAGCCCGAGCTGCAGGCGGTGCTCGGGCTGTCGGAGAGCACCGAGCACATCATCGTGTGCAATGGCTATAAGGACGAGGAGTTCATGCGCCTCGCCCTGATGGGGCAGAAGCTCGGGCACAACGTCTTCATCGTCATGGAGCAGTTGAGCGAGCTCGACGTGCTGCTCGACGCGGCCCGTGACCTCGGCGTGACGCCGCGCGCGGGCGTGCGCATCAAGCTCGCCTCCGAAGGGGCAGGGCGGTGGGCGCAGAGCGGTGGAGAGAAGAGCAAGTTCGGCCTCAACACGGCCGAGCTGATGAAGCTCATCGATCGCCTCAAGGAGATGGGGCAGCTCGACATCCTGCGGCTGGTGCACTTCCACCTCGGGAGCCAGATCACCGACATCCGCTTCATCAAGGCGGGGCTGCAGGAGATCTCGCGCTACTACGCGGAGCTGCACAAGCTGGGCGTGAACATCACGCACGTCGACGTCGGCGGCGGACTCGGGGTCGACTACGACGGGACCAACTCGGTCAACAACGCGTCGGTCAACTACACGTTGCAGGAATACGCCAGCGACGTGATCTACGGCCTGGCCGAGACGTGCCGCGAGGCCGACCTCCCAATGCCGCACATCATCAGCGAGTCGGGGCGCGCGCTTACCGCGCACCACGCCCTGCTCCTGCTGCGCGTCATCGACGTCGAGTCGCAGGCCGAGCCGCCGCTCCCCGAGATCTCGGAGGACGATCACGTCCTGCTGCACGAGATGCTCGAGGACTACAACACGCTGGCGAAGAAGAAGCTGCCGAAGCGCAAGATCGTCGAGATCTTCCACGATGCGTCGTTCGACAAGGAGCGCGCGCAGCAGCTCTTCAATTCGGGCGTCCTCTCGTTGCGCGAGCGGGCGATGGCCGAGACGATCTACTTCGCGACGATCAATCGCATCGCCATCGTGATCGCCGAGAATCGCGAGGCCTACGACGAGATCCTGAAGGAGGTCGACGCGACGCTGGTCGATCGCTACTTCTGCAACTTCTCGCTCTTCCAGTCGCTCCCCGACAGCTGGGCGATCGACCAGCTCTTTCCGATCATGCCGATCCACCGCCTCACGGAACGTCCCGATAGGCGTGGGACGTTGCAGGACGTGACGTGCGACTCTGACGGCAAGATCGATCGCTTCGTGGGTGGGCGTGACGGGCGTCCGAGCCTCGAGCTGCACACCTTCCGTGATGGCGAGGACTACATCCTCGGGATCTTCCTCACCGGCGCGTACCAGGAGATCCTCGGCGACCTGCACAACCTGTTTGGGGATACCAACGCCGTGCACATCCGGCTGACCCCCAGCGGGTACGAGCTCACCGACCTGGTGCACGGTGACACGGTGACCGAGGTCCTCAACTACGTCCAGTTCTCGGCGTCGCAGTTGCTGGGAACGTTCCGCCGCAAGGTGGGAGGGGCGAGCGGGATCACCCGTCAGGAGGCGAACACGTTCATCGCCGAGTATGTCGCGGGGCTCGAGGGGTATACGTATCTCGAGGGGGAAGCGGCGCGGTAG
- a CDS encoding DUF937 domain-containing protein, with the protein MSSLLDGLMQQLGGDTVRQMSQQLGTDDATTQKAIGAALPALVGALARNAQSPAGAASLAGALDRDHDGSILNDLPALLNGGGGAGASILGHILGGKQGAVAGGLGAATGLDSAKSGQLLGMLAPIVMAALGQAKRTNGLDAGGLAAMLGQERAAIPGQAGGALGGLMSLIDRDGDGSVVDDLGGMLGKMMGR; encoded by the coding sequence ATGTCGTCCCTGCTCGACGGTCTCATGCAGCAGCTTGGTGGTGATACGGTGCGCCAGATGAGCCAGCAACTCGGCACCGATGACGCGACGACGCAGAAGGCGATCGGTGCCGCCCTCCCCGCGCTCGTCGGCGCGCTCGCGCGCAACGCGCAGTCGCCCGCCGGCGCCGCCTCGCTCGCCGGCGCCCTCGATCGCGACCACGACGGCAGCATCCTGAACGACCTCCCGGCCCTGTTGAACGGAGGAGGGGGCGCCGGCGCCAGCATCCTCGGCCACATCCTCGGCGGAAAGCAGGGCGCGGTCGCCGGGGGACTCGGGGCGGCGACCGGACTCGACTCCGCCAAGAGCGGGCAACTGCTGGGGATGCTGGCGCCGATCGTGATGGCCGCCCTGGGGCAGGCCAAGCGCACCAACGGCCTCGACGCCGGCGGCTTGGCGGCGATGCTCGGTCAGGAGCGCGCCGCGATCCCCGGCCAGGCCGGCGGAGCACTCGGCGGGCTGATGAGCCTCATCGACCGCGATGGCGACGGCTCGGTGGTCGACGACCTCGGGGGGATGCTCGGGAAGATGATGGGGCGTTAG
- a CDS encoding ABC transporter permease: MTRAAWGALAALLVLAALSLIVPPLSGVDPLAIDDVLGARLVAPMARDAAGVLHPLGTDRFGRDVLLRMLLATRISLAVGIGGSLLATAVGVLVGAVSGWWRGTVDRIAMAVADALLAIPRLILLLLCATLWRPGISTVVVVLALTGWMSVARLVRAEVQAVASRPYVEGARALGVGEWRALWRHVLPNALGPAIVALTLGVGNAMLLESGLAFLGLGVQPPTPSWGNMIAGGRELIVTAPWVALAPGLALVATVLLCTVLGDALRDRLSGDGVRPLGERT; the protein is encoded by the coding sequence GTGACGCGCGCTGCGTGGGGCGCCCTGGCGGCGCTGCTGGTGCTGGCGGCGCTGTCGCTCATCGTCCCGCCGCTCTCCGGCGTCGACCCGCTGGCGATCGACGACGTGCTGGGGGCGCGCCTGGTGGCCCCCATGGCGCGTGACGCCGCCGGCGTGCTGCACCCGTTAGGCACCGACCGCTTCGGGCGCGACGTGCTGCTCCGCATGCTGCTGGCCACGCGCATCTCGCTCGCCGTGGGAATCGGCGGCTCGCTGCTGGCAACCGCAGTCGGCGTCCTCGTCGGCGCCGTGAGCGGGTGGTGGCGCGGCACCGTCGACCGGATCGCGATGGCGGTGGCCGACGCGCTCCTCGCCATCCCGCGCCTCATCCTCCTGCTCCTCTGCGCCACGCTCTGGCGCCCCGGCATCTCGACCGTGGTCGTCGTCCTCGCGCTCACGGGCTGGATGAGCGTCGCCCGTCTGGTGCGCGCCGAGGTGCAGGCGGTCGCCTCACGCCCCTATGTGGAGGGGGCGCGGGCGCTCGGCGTCGGCGAGTGGCGCGCGCTGTGGCGGCACGTCCTCCCCAATGCGCTGGGGCCCGCGATCGTCGCGCTCACGCTCGGCGTGGGCAACGCCATGTTGCTGGAGAGCGGGTTGGCCTTTCTCGGGCTCGGGGTCCAGCCTCCGACGCCGAGCTGGGGGAACATGATCGCGGGCGGACGCGAGCTGATCGTCACCGCGCCGTGGGTCGCGCTCGCCCCCGGGCTGGCGCTGGTCGCGACGGTGCTGCTGTGTACCGTGCTCGGCGATGCGCTGCGCGATCGCCTGTCGGGCGACGGCGTCCGTCCGCTCGGGGAGCGGACCTAA
- a CDS encoding ABC transporter permease, giving the protein MRALIHRCAESLLLLWLVVSLTFLLAHLAPGDAAELLVSPSASSDEVMRLRRTLGLDASLPAQYARWVGGVLTGDLGESFALREPVRDVLLRALPVSLGLGLTSLALTFALGVTAGLYQAARRGRWPDRLLTAIGITVFAAPSFWLALALVALFTAGASWWDFPGWLRLPAFGMRSPASTATGWRAMVEVARHAILPVTVLAAIGAAGIARYARGAALDLMASEWVRTARAKGVGERGVMGRHVLANAAGPLVVLFALALPGVVAGSVFVEGIFAWPGMGRALLSAIAARDFPVVMGATLVYATLVILSNTLADVALHLVDPRRR; this is encoded by the coding sequence GTGCGCGCGCTCATCCACCGATGCGCCGAGTCGCTGCTCCTGCTGTGGCTCGTCGTCTCGCTCACGTTCCTCCTCGCCCACCTCGCGCCCGGGGATGCGGCAGAATTGCTCGTGTCACCCTCGGCGTCATCCGACGAGGTGATGCGCCTGCGGCGCACGCTCGGCCTCGACGCCTCGCTCCCCGCGCAATATGCACGGTGGGTAGGCGGCGTGCTCACCGGCGATCTTGGCGAGTCGTTCGCCTTGCGCGAACCGGTGCGCGACGTCCTGCTGCGCGCCCTCCCCGTATCGCTCGGCCTCGGGCTCACCTCGCTCGCCCTCACTTTCGCCCTGGGCGTCACGGCCGGGCTCTATCAGGCGGCGCGGCGCGGGCGCTGGCCCGACCGCCTGCTGACCGCGATCGGCATCACCGTCTTCGCCGCCCCATCCTTCTGGCTTGCACTTGCCCTGGTCGCCCTCTTCACCGCCGGCGCGTCGTGGTGGGACTTTCCGGGCTGGCTTCGGCTTCCCGCCTTTGGTATGCGCAGCCCGGCATCGACGGCCACCGGATGGCGCGCGATGGTGGAGGTGGCACGCCACGCGATCCTCCCCGTGACGGTGCTCGCCGCCATCGGCGCGGCCGGCATCGCCCGCTATGCGCGCGGCGCGGCGCTCGACCTCATGGCGAGCGAGTGGGTGCGCACCGCGCGGGCGAAGGGGGTGGGCGAGCGCGGCGTCATGGGACGCCACGTCCTCGCCAACGCCGCCGGCCCCCTCGTCGTGCTCTTCGCCCTGGCCCTCCCCGGTGTCGTCGCCGGATCGGTCTTCGTCGAGGGGATCTTCGCCTGGCCGGGGATGGGACGCGCGCTCCTGTCGGCGATCGCCGCCCGCGACTTTCCGGTCGTGATGGGGGCAACGCTGGTGTACGCGACGCTGGTGATCCTCTCCAACACCCTCGCCGACGTCGCCTTGCACCTGGTGGACCCGAGGCGGCGATGA
- a CDS encoding peptide ABC transporter substrate-binding protein, whose product MEARLGAPGRAHTVTPTLECPRARGATAAHSAPSMALTLLAVGAACLTGGGCGQASAAGASPAGGTVVVASGADLESANPLVTVHPMARQVQRFALFVTLARYDSALRPVPYFARAWRWSGDRRTITLSLDPTLRWHDGRATTAHDVAFTLDAARDPETASPRGADLGWLARVDVADDTTLRLVARRPLADLPSILCELPILPAHRLATVPRGDFRRDRFATEPLGNGPFRFRERRAGERWIFDRNDDFPATMGGPPRLGRLIVAVVDEPTTKFAGLVSGDLDLAGISPGMASLVQRDPTLAVLSYPATFSYALVFNSARPPFDDVRVRRAVSAAIDRGRIVQVALAGFGTPAGGAVPPSHPFAADGLGDAAAAGRDERAAARALEDAGWRLGADGRRRRNGDPLQFTLLTVGSGDNALEQLVQGDLRRLGVTVEIRQMELGAFLAEARAVPKRFDALVTGIPGDLSLAHLAGMFDGAQRGGALDYAGFHEAVLDTAFAAARAATTTEGARDAWHVVQRQLADRMPVAWLYHARGVQGIRRRLGGVRMDLRGELATLAEWTVSPAPRAP is encoded by the coding sequence ATGGAGGCACGCCTCGGCGCGCCCGGTCGCGCGCACACCGTCACGCCGACGCTCGAGTGCCCACGCGCGCGGGGCGCGACCGCCGCGCATTCGGCGCCATCGATGGCGCTGACGCTCCTCGCGGTGGGGGCGGCGTGCCTCACCGGCGGGGGGTGCGGGCAGGCGTCAGCGGCGGGGGCGTCGCCGGCCGGGGGGACGGTCGTCGTCGCGTCGGGGGCCGACCTGGAGTCGGCCAACCCGCTCGTCACGGTCCACCCCATGGCGCGCCAGGTGCAACGGTTCGCCCTCTTCGTGACGCTGGCCCGCTACGATTCGGCGCTGCGCCCTGTGCCGTACTTCGCGCGGGCGTGGCGCTGGTCGGGCGACCGCCGCACGATCACCCTGTCGCTCGATCCGACGCTCCGCTGGCACGACGGCCGGGCGACCACGGCGCACGACGTCGCCTTCACGCTCGATGCCGCCCGCGATCCGGAGACGGCGTCGCCGCGCGGGGCCGATCTCGGGTGGCTCGCGCGCGTGGACGTCGCGGACGATACGACGCTGCGGCTCGTGGCGCGGCGGCCGCTCGCCGACCTCCCGTCGATTCTCTGCGAGCTCCCCATCCTGCCGGCGCATCGACTCGCCACCGTGCCCCGCGGGGACTTCCGGCGCGATCGTTTCGCCACGGAGCCGTTAGGCAACGGCCCCTTTCGCTTTCGCGAGCGGCGCGCCGGCGAGCGATGGATCTTCGATCGCAACGACGACTTTCCCGCCACGATGGGCGGGCCGCCACGCCTTGGCCGGCTCATCGTCGCCGTGGTGGACGAGCCGACCACCAAGTTCGCAGGGCTGGTGAGCGGCGACCTCGATCTGGCCGGAATCAGCCCTGGCATGGCGTCGCTGGTCCAGCGCGACCCGACCCTCGCGGTGCTCTCGTACCCGGCGACCTTTTCGTACGCCCTGGTCTTCAATTCGGCCCGCCCCCCATTCGACGATGTGCGCGTGCGGCGCGCGGTGAGCGCCGCCATCGACCGGGGGCGCATCGTCCAGGTGGCGCTGGCCGGCTTCGGGACGCCGGCCGGTGGCGCCGTCCCTCCCTCGCATCCGTTTGCGGCTGACGGGTTGGGCGACGCGGCCGCCGCCGGGCGCGACGAGCGCGCCGCTGCGCGTGCGCTCGAGGATGCCGGGTGGCGGCTCGGCGCCGACGGTCGGCGTCGCCGGAACGGCGACCCGCTGCAGTTCACCCTCCTCACGGTCGGGAGCGGCGACAATGCCCTCGAGCAGCTCGTACAGGGCGACCTGCGGCGCCTCGGGGTCACCGTGGAGATTCGCCAGATGGAGCTCGGCGCCTTCCTCGCCGAGGCGCGGGCGGTCCCCAAGCGGTTCGATGCCCTCGTGACGGGAATCCCGGGCGACCTCTCGCTTGCCCATCTCGCCGGTATGTTCGACGGGGCGCAGCGCGGTGGAGCGCTCGACTACGCGGGTTTCCACGAGGCGGTGCTCGACACCGCGTTCGCCGCCGCACGTGCGGCGACCACGACGGAGGGGGCGCGCGACGCGTGGCATGTCGTGCAACGTCAACTCGCCGATCGCATGCCGGTGGCGTGGTTGTATCACGCTCGCGGTGTGCAGGGGATTCGTCGGCGCCTTGGCGGCGTTCGCATGGACCTGCGCGGTGAACTCGCCACGCTCGCCGAGTGGACCGTGTCCCCCGCGCCGCGCGCGCCATGA
- a CDS encoding heparinase II/III family protein: MTILLSPDAVAARAPVARGGLALLAQSLRADLAPLLEAGEPWVPPEKARLTRVGGRCPTHGVLLDFDPWQPKAHRCSVCGTTYSEDEHYRWWIMNYQLWLAERAVHAATLHVLTGDAPCGVLAQDILRGYASRYVQYPNRDNVLGPTRPFFSTYLESIWLLQLTVALDLLEARGGRHVLGEEVRERLVRPSAAIIASYDEGMSNRQVYNNAAMAAAGAMLGDEALVSRAIDGPSGLASHLTQSLLADGTWYEGENYHLFAHRGLWYGVTIAEALGHPLAAEGRRRFAEGFATPFATALPDFTFPSRRDSQYRVSLRQWRMAESCELGVARGDDDRLGAALAELYRRGIPEGETGRARSTAEAERNLPPVQLSRASLGWKSLLFARAALPPLGGKVPASVQLAGQGLAVLRRDQARAYVALDYGESGGGHGHPDRLNLWLVVGNARILEDVGTGSYVDPTLHWYRSTLAHNAPLADGRSQWRVSGALTAYDERGESGLVAARATIAPGVVVERTVVAMSNYVVDEVRWRADRVVTFDLPYHVDAELASGGRWRTTALAGGRGLEDGFDFVSASEYVAGTPGLSFEAQLGEVPVRAWVYSDTPHEWWRCVAPGPPGEARRRFLLLRTRGRAGVLRTVWNWTGEVTSCVFERQHAVVHFGAWARHVHGRDEGRWRVTFEAGGTASTIDFAASPDAASQHAHDPARDERRDGSTMDSTHAPSDAGGAPDVVPDIAPDIAPDDALRAARPGGVVLRRATDVPAAPGALARGETRGTGPDGGDPVARFVLGEASYRRSEPTWREAGCPRARVAVVATASDVVVDVDVETESVAFAPACTANPLDNEHPDINSDGLQLYLGSSHGSGRYYAWLLVPELDGASVGVPGAVRVSTRAAFGPAVTLTATAALTSTGWALRATIPRDTLALDSAGDFTLDLIVNEISPGRERRQGQLVLSGGHDEWVYLRGDRQDAARALRFHLADV; encoded by the coding sequence ATGACGATCCTGCTCTCCCCGGACGCCGTGGCCGCGCGCGCGCCCGTGGCCCGCGGCGGACTGGCCCTGCTCGCGCAGTCGCTCCGCGCCGACCTCGCGCCGCTGCTCGAGGCGGGAGAGCCCTGGGTCCCGCCCGAAAAGGCGCGCCTCACGCGCGTCGGCGGGCGGTGTCCCACTCATGGAGTACTGCTCGACTTCGACCCGTGGCAGCCGAAGGCACACCGCTGCAGCGTCTGCGGCACGACGTATTCCGAGGACGAGCACTACCGCTGGTGGATCATGAACTACCAGCTCTGGCTCGCCGAACGTGCGGTGCATGCCGCCACACTGCACGTGCTCACCGGCGATGCGCCGTGCGGCGTCCTGGCGCAGGACATCCTGCGGGGGTATGCGTCGCGGTACGTGCAGTACCCCAATCGTGACAACGTCCTGGGGCCCACCCGCCCGTTCTTCTCGACCTACCTCGAGTCCATCTGGCTGCTGCAGCTGACGGTGGCGCTCGACCTGCTCGAGGCGCGCGGGGGGCGCCACGTCTTGGGCGAGGAGGTGCGCGAGCGGCTGGTGCGCCCCAGCGCGGCGATCATCGCGTCTTATGACGAGGGGATGTCGAACCGGCAGGTGTACAACAACGCGGCGATGGCCGCGGCCGGCGCGATGCTGGGCGACGAGGCGTTGGTTTCGCGCGCCATCGACGGCCCGTCGGGGCTGGCATCGCACCTCACGCAGTCGCTTCTGGCCGACGGGACCTGGTACGAGGGGGAGAACTACCATCTCTTCGCGCATCGCGGTTTGTGGTACGGCGTGACGATCGCCGAGGCGCTCGGCCACCCACTGGCCGCCGAAGGGCGGCGGCGCTTCGCCGAGGGCTTCGCCACGCCGTTCGCGACGGCGCTCCCCGACTTCACCTTTCCGTCACGCCGCGATTCGCAGTATCGCGTCTCGCTGCGACAGTGGCGCATGGCGGAGAGCTGCGAACTGGGAGTAGCGCGCGGCGACGACGATCGGCTGGGAGCGGCCCTCGCCGAGTTGTACCGGCGGGGGATCCCCGAGGGCGAGACGGGGCGTGCCCGCTCGACGGCCGAGGCCGAGCGCAACCTACCGCCGGTGCAACTCTCCCGTGCGTCGTTAGGGTGGAAGTCGCTCCTCTTTGCCCGCGCGGCACTCCCGCCGCTCGGTGGCAAGGTGCCCGCGTCTGTGCAGCTGGCGGGGCAGGGGCTCGCCGTCCTGCGGCGCGACCAGGCGCGCGCCTACGTGGCCCTCGACTACGGGGAGTCGGGCGGTGGGCACGGCCATCCGGACCGGCTCAACCTCTGGCTCGTGGTGGGAAACGCGCGCATCCTCGAGGACGTCGGCACCGGCTCCTATGTCGATCCGACGCTGCACTGGTACCGGAGCACCCTGGCCCATAACGCCCCCCTCGCCGACGGCCGCTCGCAGTGGCGCGTCTCCGGCGCGCTCACCGCGTACGACGAGCGCGGCGAGTCGGGGCTCGTGGCGGCACGGGCCACGATCGCGCCGGGGGTCGTGGTCGAGCGGACCGTCGTCGCCATGTCGAACTACGTGGTGGACGAGGTGCGCTGGCGCGCCGACCGCGTGGTCACCTTCGATCTCCCGTACCACGTGGATGCGGAGCTGGCCTCCGGGGGACGCTGGCGGACCACGGCCCTCGCCGGCGGGCGTGGGCTCGAGGACGGGTTCGACTTTGTTTCCGCCAGCGAGTACGTCGCGGGGACCCCGGGACTCTCGTTCGAAGCGCAGCTCGGCGAGGTGCCCGTGCGGGCGTGGGTGTACAGCGACACGCCGCACGAGTGGTGGCGTTGTGTCGCCCCCGGACCGCCAGGCGAAGCGCGCCGTCGCTTCCTGCTCCTGCGTACCCGAGGACGCGCCGGGGTCCTGCGCACCGTGTGGAACTGGACCGGGGAGGTGACGTCCTGCGTCTTCGAGCGGCAGCACGCGGTCGTGCACTTCGGTGCGTGGGCGCGCCACGTACATGGGCGCGACGAGGGGCGTTGGCGCGTGACCTTCGAAGCGGGGGGGACCGCCTCCACGATCGACTTCGCCGCCTCGCCCGACGCGGCGTCCCAACACGCGCACGATCCGGCACGCGACGAGCGGCGCGACGGCAGCACGATGGACTCGACCCACGCGCCGTCAGACGCCGGCGGTGCGCCGGACGTCGTGCCTGACATTGCACCTGACATTGCACCTGACGATGCGCTTCGTGCCGCGCGGCCGGGCGGCGTGGTGCTGCGTCGTGCCACCGACGTGCCGGCGGCGCCGGGGGCGCTGGCGCGCGGCGAGACACGGGGAACGGGGCCGGATGGCGGCGATCCCGTTGCGCGCTTCGTCCTGGGCGAGGCGTCCTATCGGCGCTCCGAGCCGACCTGGCGAGAGGCGGGGTGTCCGCGGGCGCGCGTCGCCGTGGTCGCCACGGCCTCGGACGTCGTCGTCGACGTCGATGTCGAGACGGAATCGGTCGCCTTCGCCCCGGCCTGCACCGCCAACCCGCTCGACAACGAGCACCCGGACATCAATTCCGACGGACTCCAACTCTACCTTGGCTCGTCGCACGGGAGTGGGCGCTACTACGCCTGGCTCCTCGTGCCCGAACTGGACGGGGCGAGCGTGGGCGTCCCCGGCGCCGTGCGCGTCTCGACCCGCGCCGCCTTCGGGCCGGCGGTGACGCTCACCGCGACCGCCGCCCTAACGAGCACCGGATGGGCGCTGCGGGCGACCATTCCGCGCGATACCCTCGCCCTCGACAGCGCGGGAGACTTCACCCTCGACCTCATCGTCAACGAGATTTCCCCGGGTCGCGAACGCCGACAGGGACAGCTCGTCCTCAGCGGCGGCCATGACGAATGGGTCTACCTGCGCGGCGATCGCCAGGACGCGGCGCGCGCTCTCCGATTTCACCTAGCCGATGTCTGA
- a CDS encoding TrmJ/YjtD family RNA methyltransferase, giving the protein MSESLLHRVRVVLFEPQDPVNIAATVRAMKNMGVRDLYLVRPVDFTAYRIEGIAHDTYDIIERIRRVETLDEALADCVHVAAFSARRRRHKWDLASPRDMAARLLDRTSDGPVAIMFGREDHGLPNEALDRAHTLVSIPTTHHASLNLAQAVLVALYELHLAAGDATRVVAPPRHDAPPASSEEFERLFQDAERGLAAIDFFKTRFRDHIMRSLRSLYYRAGPDAREILLLRAMHIEVVRTIDRIRTRSGEAATSASAADPADGPLASTPDTSGDATDAPDA; this is encoded by the coding sequence ATGTCTGAATCACTCCTGCACCGCGTCCGCGTGGTGCTGTTCGAACCGCAGGACCCGGTCAACATCGCCGCCACCGTGCGCGCGATGAAGAACATGGGGGTCCGCGACCTCTATCTCGTGCGGCCGGTGGATTTCACCGCGTACCGCATCGAGGGGATCGCCCACGACACGTACGACATCATCGAACGCATTCGCCGCGTCGAGACGCTCGACGAGGCACTCGCCGACTGTGTGCATGTCGCCGCGTTCAGCGCCCGCCGCCGGCGCCACAAGTGGGACCTCGCCTCGCCACGCGACATGGCGGCACGCCTGCTCGATCGCACCAGCGACGGACCGGTCGCCATCATGTTCGGTCGCGAGGATCACGGCCTCCCCAACGAGGCGCTCGACCGCGCGCACACCCTGGTGTCGATCCCCACGACCCATCACGCCTCGCTCAACCTGGCGCAGGCGGTGCTCGTGGCGCTGTACGAGTTGCACTTGGCGGCGGGCGACGCCACGCGCGTCGTCGCACCGCCGCGACACGATGCCCCTCCGGCCTCCAGCGAGGAGTTCGAGCGGCTCTTTCAGGATGCGGAACGCGGCCTCGCGGCGATCGACTTCTTCAAGACGCGCTTCCGCGATCACATCATGCGAAGCCTCCGCTCGCTGTACTATCGGGCGGGTCCCGATGCGCGCGAGATCCTCCTGTTGCGCGCGATGCACATCGAGGTCGTGCGCACGATCGATCGCATCCGGACACGATCCGGCGAAGCGGCGACGAGTGCCAGCGCCGCCGATCCTGCCGACGGCCCGCTTGCCTCGACGCCGGACACGTCCGGTGATGCCACCGACGCGCCCGACGCGTAA